A part of Streptococcus porcinus genomic DNA contains:
- a CDS encoding glycosyltransferase family 4 protein yields the protein MFPFTFDYVLILIAALLISLFLTPIVRFLAFKTGTVDEPNARRVNKVTMPSSGGLAIFISFFVTTLILMPKVSESILIDKQSYFSYIFPVVMGALIVTITGYIDDLFEISPKLKMLGIFLGAYIIWAFTEFRFDSFKVPFGGPLLHFGPIVTFVLTVLWIVSITNAINLIDGLDGLVSGVSIISLVTMAIVSYFFLPQIDFFLTVTILILIASIAGFFPYNYHPAIIYMGDTGALFIGFMIGVLSLQGLKNATAVVVVTPVIILGVPIMDTAVAIIRRSLSGKKFYEPDKMHLHHRLLSMGFTHRGAVLVVYGIAMLFSLISLLLNVSSRIGGLLLMFGLLFGLEVLIESLEIWGEKRTPLFKLLKFIGNSDFRHRQMKKWKKH from the coding sequence ATGTTTCCATTTACATTTGATTATGTATTAATCCTGATTGCGGCCCTGTTAATTTCTTTGTTTTTAACTCCCATTGTGCGTTTTTTGGCATTTAAAACAGGGACTGTTGATGAACCAAATGCAAGACGAGTGAATAAAGTTACCATGCCCAGTAGTGGCGGACTAGCAATCTTTATATCCTTTTTTGTAACAACATTAATTCTGATGCCTAAGGTATCTGAAAGTATCTTAATTGACAAGCAAAGTTATTTTTCCTATATCTTTCCGGTTGTCATGGGAGCTTTAATAGTAACAATTACGGGTTATATTGATGATCTTTTTGAAATTAGTCCCAAGCTAAAAATGCTTGGTATCTTTTTAGGAGCTTATATTATATGGGCTTTTACAGAATTTAGGTTTGATAGTTTCAAAGTACCTTTTGGTGGCCCCCTTTTGCATTTTGGGCCTATTGTAACCTTTGTTTTAACGGTCTTATGGATTGTTTCTATTACTAATGCTATTAACCTCATTGATGGTTTAGACGGTTTAGTTAGTGGTGTTTCTATTATTAGTCTAGTAACGATGGCTATTGTTTCTTATTTCTTTCTACCACAAATTGACTTTTTCTTGACAGTAACAATTCTTATTTTGATTGCCTCAATTGCAGGATTTTTTCCTTATAATTATCATCCAGCTATTATCTATATGGGGGACACAGGGGCTCTTTTTATTGGCTTTATGATTGGTGTCTTGTCCTTACAAGGACTTAAAAATGCAACAGCAGTTGTGGTTGTGACACCGGTTATTATACTTGGTGTTCCTATCATGGATACTGCGGTAGCTATTATCCGTAGAAGCTTATCAGGGAAGAAGTTTTATGAACCAGATAAAATGCACTTGCATCATCGCCTTCTATCAATGGGTTTTACCCATCGAGGGGCTGTATTAGTGGTTTATGGTATTGCTATGCTCTTTTCTTTGATTTCCTTGTTGTTGAATGTCTCAAGTAGAATCGGGGGACTCTTGTTGATGTTTGGTCTTCTTTTTGGTTTAGAAGTATTGATTGAAAGTTTGGAAATATGGGGAGAAAAAAGAACACCACTCTTTAAACTTTTAAAGTTTATTGGAAATAGCGACTTTCGTCATCGTCAAATGAAAAAGTGGAAGAAGCACTAG
- a CDS encoding undecaprenyl-diphosphate phosphatase codes for MLFFEILKAIFFGIIEGITEWLPISSTGHLILVEEFVKLRENAAFLEMFNVVIQLGAIIAVVVIYFKRLNPFQPGKSAAEIRLTWQLWLKVVIAILPVVIIGMPLDNWFNKHFYNFITVALMLIVYGFAFIWIEKRNKTVEPQVTSLARMSYKTALFIGLFQVLSIIPGTSRSGATILGGILMGTSRTVATEFTFFLGIPVMFGASLLKVVKFFLKGNVLGFGQLLILLAASLTAFVVSLYVIKFLTDYVKKHDFTVFGKYRIILGSLLIIYFFVNLFI; via the coding sequence ATGTTATTTTTTGAGATTTTAAAAGCCATCTTTTTTGGTATTATTGAGGGGATTACGGAATGGTTACCCATTTCTAGTACCGGTCATTTGATTTTGGTAGAAGAATTTGTTAAATTACGCGAAAATGCAGCCTTTTTGGAAATGTTTAATGTGGTTATCCAGTTAGGAGCGATTATTGCTGTAGTTGTCATTTATTTCAAACGCTTGAATCCATTTCAACCTGGGAAAAGCGCTGCAGAAATCCGCTTAACATGGCAACTTTGGTTGAAAGTAGTGATTGCTATTTTACCAGTAGTCATTATTGGAATGCCTCTTGACAATTGGTTTAATAAACATTTTTACAACTTTATTACTGTTGCCCTTATGCTTATTGTGTACGGTTTTGCTTTTATATGGATTGAAAAACGTAACAAAACAGTTGAACCACAAGTAACCAGTTTAGCGAGAATGTCGTATAAAACAGCTTTATTTATTGGACTTTTCCAAGTATTAAGTATTATTCCTGGTACAAGTCGTTCAGGAGCGACTATTTTAGGTGGGATTTTAATGGGTACAAGTCGTACAGTTGCTACAGAATTTACCTTTTTCTTAGGAATTCCTGTTATGTTTGGCGCTAGCTTGTTAAAAGTTGTAAAGTTCTTTCTAAAAGGAAATGTACTTGGTTTTGGCCAGTTATTGATCTTACTGGCAGCGAGTTTAACAGCCTTTGTAGTAAGTTTGTATGTTATTAAATTCTTGACAGACTATGTCAAAAAACATGATTTTACAGTCTTTGGAAAGTATCGGATTATTTTGGGAAGCTTATTAATAATCTATTTCTTTGTTAATTTATTTATTTAA
- the mecA gene encoding adaptor protein MecA, with amino-acid sequence MEMKQISETTLKITISMDDLEERGMELKDFLIPQEKTEEFFYTVMDELDLPENFKDSGMLSFRVTPRKDRLDVFVTKSELSKEIDFEDLTDLGDVSQMTPEDFFKTIEKNMIEKGDVNAHEKLEKIEEMLEEAVEASQSQTTAADEPAQIVEPMDYVHYVFDFLTIEEVISFSKIVNFPIEASELYKETSRYHLTILLDIQNQPAYFANIMYARLIEHALPGSKTRAYLQEHATLLIEDQAIEQLKKIELV; translated from the coding sequence ATGGAAATGAAACAAATTAGTGAAACAACACTAAAAATAACGATTAGCATGGATGATTTAGAAGAAAGAGGAATGGAATTGAAAGATTTCTTGATTCCTCAGGAAAAAACAGAAGAATTCTTCTATACCGTTATGGATGAGTTGGATTTACCTGAAAACTTTAAAGATAGTGGGATGTTGAGTTTCAGAGTTACCCCACGTAAAGATCGTTTAGATGTTTTTGTTACTAAGTCAGAATTATCTAAAGAAATTGATTTTGAAGATTTAACTGATTTAGGAGATGTTTCTCAGATGACACCCGAAGATTTTTTTAAAACAATTGAAAAAAACATGATAGAAAAAGGCGATGTCAATGCCCATGAAAAATTGGAAAAAATTGAAGAAATGTTAGAAGAAGCAGTTGAGGCAAGCCAATCTCAAACTACAGCAGCTGATGAACCTGCTCAGATTGTTGAACCAATGGACTATGTTCATTATGTTTTTGATTTCCTAACGATAGAGGAAGTCATTAGCTTTTCTAAGATAGTCAACTTTCCAATTGAAGCTTCAGAGCTTTACAAGGAAACTAGTCGCTATCACCTGACAATCTTACTTGATATTCAAAATCAGCCAGCCTACTTTGCTAATATTATGTATGCTAGGTTAATTGAACATGCACTACCTGGTTCAAAAACACGTGCTTATTTGCAAGAACATGCAACCTTACTCATTGAAGATCAAGCAATAGAGCAGTTGAAAAAGATTGAATTGGTGTGA
- the sufC gene encoding Fe-S cluster assembly ATPase SufC: MSVLEIKNLHVSIEDKEILKGVNLTLKTGEIAAIMGPNGTGKSTLSAAIMGNPNYEVTEGEVLFDGINILELEVDERARMGLFLAMQYPSEIPGITNAEFMRAAMNAGKDDEQKISVRDFITKLDQKMELLGMKEEMAERYLNEGFSGGEKKRNEILQLLMLEPKFALLDEIDSGLDIDALKVVSKGVNEMRQKDFGAMIITHYQRLLNYITPDLVHVMMDGRIVLSGDAALAARLEKEGYAGIAEELGIDYKEEV; the protein is encoded by the coding sequence ATGTCTGTGTTAGAAATTAAAAATCTACACGTCTCAATCGAAGATAAAGAGATTCTAAAAGGTGTAAATTTGACCCTCAAAACTGGTGAAATTGCTGCTATTATGGGACCAAATGGGACAGGGAAATCAACTTTGTCCGCTGCTATCATGGGAAATCCCAACTATGAAGTAACTGAAGGCGAAGTTCTTTTTGATGGGATTAATATTCTAGAGTTAGAAGTTGATGAAAGGGCACGGATGGGTTTATTTTTAGCAATGCAATACCCATCTGAAATCCCAGGGATTACAAATGCCGAATTTATGCGGGCTGCTATGAATGCTGGAAAAGATGATGAACAAAAAATTTCAGTTCGTGACTTTATTACCAAGTTGGATCAAAAAATGGAATTATTAGGTATGAAAGAGGAAATGGCTGAACGGTACCTAAATGAGGGTTTTTCAGGTGGTGAAAAAAAACGAAACGAAATCCTTCAACTGTTAATGCTGGAACCTAAATTTGCCCTTTTGGATGAAATTGATTCTGGTTTAGATATTGACGCTTTAAAAGTTGTATCAAAAGGAGTTAATGAAATGCGGCAAAAAGACTTTGGTGCAATGATTATTACTCACTATCAACGTCTTTTAAATTATATTACACCGGATTTAGTTCATGTCATGATGGATGGGCGAATTGTTCTTTCTGGAGATGCTGCTTTGGCAGCTAGACTTGAAAAAGAAGGCTATGCTGGCATTGCAGAAGAACTAGGCATTGACTACAAAGAAGAAGTTTAA